The sequence CAGCTCAGATGAGATGTTGTCTTTCCACAGACCACTTcattacaaagaaaagaatatatatatatacagtttactatagtaacattatttatagtaatattatttttatatttagatcTCTGACAGAGCTTTGATTAAACACATTTGCTTTTCCTGTTGGCAAATCAGAAGCAAGTTTagggttcacttttttttttgctgataccACCAGAGGGCGTCGCCTCACTAACAAGAACCACGTCAGCTAATCACATAAAGTAGCACCCTCACTGGCAGACAATACCAGCATAGTGGCTGTGCACAATATCATCTCGGAAGGagcgctctctctctgtgtcagaCCTGCAGCATTATGGGGTGCCTTGATCAACAACAATGATCAGGAACAAAGGATGCTTTTCAACCTCAAGGGGAATCAAAGCaaattattggggggggggggggggggggggggtcttaattATTAATGGGTCCATGTTTTTGAGCTGGACTGCTGGAGAACAGCAAGATGTGCAGATTTCAGACTCCTGGCAATGTGTTTCCGATCCTGAGAGGTTGTTcatcttaaaaggcatgtcaacaGAACAGACTGCTTTTATTCCCACAAAGTGTTTGGGCCTTTACTAACTTGACTTTTGTGTGCTAgggtgttaataaataaatacaaccctaCTGGTAAGAAGGCTGAGATACTCTTTGCCTTTGCACATCTACCACACTGAAACAAACATCTGCTTTCTGTAAAGACTACCCACCTTAAAATACCATTTGGATATCAAGTAATAACATTTTCCAGTCTCCTCTCCAAACTGGTCAGACACATACAGTCCCATAGAACCGTATTCATCGTAGATTTTCCTTTTGGTCTCATCAGTAAGGATTGCGTTGGCGTTGTTTATGTCTTTGAACTTGTCTGCCGCTTCTGGGTTATCAGGGTTTTTGTCAGGATGATACTTCAGAGCAAGTTTCCTGTAAATTAAtagttattacaaaaaaaaaaaaaacagctgcctATACTGAACATTTGAATACATCACACAGACCTGATAATGCAAGTACTACGCACTGTGTTTCTAGCTGAGCTCACGTTAGTAGCTGGGGTTTAGTGCAGCGTTTTGCAATCTGGGATTCACAGCacttactgtattacagtgtccatgaaataataatgtttaagtattaaaatgtattaaaacattcatacatacaacacacacaaacacacacacacatacactttaaGGGTATTATAAGATTTAGCCTtagcaaaaaaacataaaaagtttgTAAAAGTTAAATTCAATATTAATGTTCTGTTTTGCCCTGGtaagtaatttaaataaatatgtatatacaaaatatGGTTCCCCTTTTTATTTCCAGCAATTTATTAACAAATGTTTACTAATAGATTATCAAGCTTTGAACacccgcccccaccccccaccccatatAGCATTTAATTACTTTGGACAAAATAGGGAGTGTCTTATTTTATGCATAAGAGAGTTCTAAGACAGATAGCGTCCGTATGGAACTGACTCTTGGCAATTTCTTGTTGTGAAATGTTCGCAAAAAAGGTTTCCTTTATACTGTACCTATAAGCTTGTTTGATTTCATTGGCTGATGCCCCTTTCTGAAGTCCTAAAGTCCTGTACAGGGTTTCACTCGACGTGGACATATTTTGCTGTGGTCTGTTGGGAACTGTCAGTTTGATGCTGcaagaaacaaaatcaattctGGTAGTCTCTAATTTTCCAGACAGAATTCGTACAAGTCACAATGCAAGGCCGTAACCAGCAACAGATGCAATTAAcaattctttagcacaagtcCCTTTTTGTACTGCTTTTCCTCTTCTTGTTCAGACATTATCTTTACTTTGACTAAGACAAAGTCCAATTCACTTTCAACATCTGCACAGTGCAAGTCTTTCAACAGTGCCCcatgggcattttttttttctttttgtccaaAACTTTACCTTTACAAATAGTTACACAGCAAGTCCCAAAAAATCTCAAACTTAGGATATGACTATAGTTTGAGAGGTGGAACttatgaaacaaatacaaataaattgttGGCCCTTCTCCATCTGACTTGGCTCAGAATACCATCTGACTTGGCTCAGAATATATCATGTTTAACCACGAAACAAGCTGATAAGATTAGGGGTCAGCGACAGACCACACTTACATTATTCTGAATGGGTTACAAATGGGCAATTTCTAATGAAAGATATGCTTTAATCGGCATTAAGGATTATCAAAAACAGACCAGAATTACTGGAGCAGAAATCCACTGGTCTCAAACAAACAGAACTCGGACAATCTTTCCCCTGCACTTCTGCCATGTGTCACTGATCCAATACCGCTATTTAACCTTCATAGAGTTGTACATGCATTACTTCGTAATTATAATCAGTATGACCTTTTGCTGTTCTCTCGTTTTCCCATTTCGTAAAGACCCACCTTCTGCAGTGTTACTTGAGCGAACCCAGTTTCCATAAAGATTTGAATGGGAAAACACCCctaattactattattaatatacaaattagGATACAGAAAATACTCAGATTGGCTCTGCTTGCTTTGGTGTCTTTTCATTTCTGAAATGCCACTGTAGGGATGCATGttgatgcaaaaaataaaacaactgtacttcatttttaaaaataaaacaaccacacttcatttttaaaaataaaataaccgtacttcatttttaaaaataaaataaccgtacttcattttttaaataagccaaactgttttaaaactgtgCAGGGTGAAAACTTCTACCTAAATACACTTCTACAAGTTCATGAAACACTGATGGCataaaaatgctattaaaaagtCAAGATAACAGACaagtggcaaaaaaaataataatgaaatgccAAGTATTTTACACTAGTGCAGATAGTACTGCAATTGCAGGGAATCCTAGAAAAAGTTAGTGCAGGATTGTTAAAATCCCTTTCACTTAATTCTGCAAAATGGAAAGAATTCCAGCACTTTTACAAGGTGTGTGGTTCTTATTTCAGCTGCAGTTTTTGGTGCTGTACAGTAGGTGGGGCTTGCTTTTATTCTTACAGATACTGTCTGTAATAAAGAGgattgcacaggagggggtacgTCGACCAAATATTCCCCTTATAAGGGGGAAATTGTACTAAAAATAACAATTCTATGAAACCCAAATAATGTCAGCCAAGCCGTTCTTCAACCTCAAAGTTTCTCAAAAATTATTGCAGTTCTGGAAGTCATTCCTTATTGTGGTTTGTAAACCGAACATTCGCTGGACCCACGTTTCGgtgtaaattataatatatattatatatatctatatatatatatatgatatataatattgggctggatatatatatgtataacacaAGTGTACGGTACGAAACAAGATATCTTGATTACTTACCATAAAAAAATTAATCGACATCTCTTTATACTTAGAGAACACGAGGCACCTGTAAAATAGCTACATTCTTATTATTTGATCTGGCTTAGCTGTTTACCGTTAAATACAGATCTACAATGCAATAGTGCTTGGTACATGGATTAGAATGAAAcctttgcaagaaaaaaaaaaaaacattcactgtcCCGAGTCTAGTGATGACTCAACAATGACTCTCCCAACCAAGGAATCATGCGCATACAAAGCACGGGGCAAGCTGAAAACAGTTCTCTGTGAAGCTGTTAACCTATTTCAGGGTGGTTTAAACAGTTACTACACTAGAAAACATCTTCGCCAGTAGCTTGGTACTTAATGGAACACCTAAAACATATTGTAGCACCTTTTCTGAAACGTGACTAACTTGGCGAGAATAAATAGAAACAGAATTCAGAGACTTAAAGTACACATGGTTACAAGTAGGGCTGTGTCCAAAGGTTCATTATCTATCCAGGAGTTCGAAGGTAGTTCTAAACTGTCGAAGGTTCGTCAGGCGCCATTCACGTACTTTTTTCCTCCCTCTGCTAACAAACCGTTTCACAACGTGTGAATATTGTacatcacacattaaatgtcactcccGTGAAGAATTCgatcttttgttttgtataatgcatattacataaacaaaagttgttattaaaatcCGCTACCAAATCCTTATAAGTAGGAATCTATATGGCGCCGCTGCCGTGTgtggagcagggtatattatgccaaagcggtagtagtgcttcagtaaaatatgtattgaatacctagtgtacaagacagtgtaagagaagtgctatgatAGAAAAagatgtttgaaacatacaaaatgtacCGAGAACACTAACAACTTTAAATTTGGAGGGAAAGGTTGTGGaagcaaccccggttccctgaaagagaaaataaccatcaagtatgggatattgccgtcaggcagtaggattggctgagctttatagcaaagctgccgataggcctccgtgcgagctgacgtgtaagcccgcccccctgggagcttacaataCGCAGTGCGCGGAGACTCTcatcctcttttgctcttcaggccgtgaagacTTCCGGAGCTACCTTatggcttgatggttattttctctttcagggaactggggtttcatccgcaacctatcgttccctttcaatttgaaaataaccatcaagtatgggaacagtgtacccaagctgtcgcgagggaggattctcggcagtaggacagacttacgtcataacgcaactgcgtaggcaatacatctaggcatatgcggcgCTGCGCCTCAGCGtttatgctcgcaatgacacctgtcctaaggtggggtattaacCACTACATTGGcaacctgaggtgccatagagtgcagtacagatgctccaaataatggagcagaggaatccagcacgtttagtctgtaaaacctcataaaggtatgcggtgtagcccaactggctgccgcgcaaatatcagacactggcacccctctaaagagggcccaggacgttgccatacccctagtggaatgcgccttcaactgccctggcggcggaaagcctgcagactcataggctaatttaacagcatccactatccagtgggaaaggcgttgttttgacaacggctgacccaagatcttagaaccatggcatatgaacagttgttctgtttgcctcacggtctttgtacggtcaatataacgcctcaatgcccgcacagggcagagcatgtgtaaccgtcgttcctctggagaggaaaagggaggaggatggaacgccatcaactcgaccggctggttcatgtggaacggaaatataacctttggcaaaaatgctggatttgggcgcatggagaccttagaaccgtctcctgcgaagcggatacatgaaggatgcactgacagtgcatgtaactcactgacgcgttttgctgacactaccgacagcaaaaacaAGGTTTTCATAGACATGggcttcatatccactgtgtggagaggctcgaacggtgccttggtaagggcttctagcaccacgtcaaggctccatgacggtaagctGGTCATCCTTTAGCGTCTtgtgcctttaaggaactgagatgccagaaaatggcagccTGGTGATAATCCTTCAATgcatacatggcaagctgatatggcggctaaatacactttaagtgttgagggagatttcccttcatctaacagtttctgtagaaactgtaatattattgccataggacaagatattgggttatggccccccgccagacaccaatcttggaacaactgccacttgtacgcgtactgcgacctggtagagggcgctctagcgctctgaatggtcgagatcaccgccatcgaaagccctaaggctgacaggcgctcccgttcaggggccaagcccatagctgcatgagcttggggttcgggtgccaaagccgtccttcggcctgtgacaataggtctgctcgcaggggaagctcccgcggttgaccgtgCAGCAACGgcaccacgctcgggaaccatattTTCCGAGGCCACCGGgcagcgatcagaatcactgtcgcttgctctaccctgaccttctctaaaagggcggggagcatcggaatcggtggaaaaGCATATAGGAGaactggcggccattcgtgagccagtgcgtcgactcctagggggctgtcggagtccctcaccgagaaccacagggggcagtgcgtggtctctcgcgaagcaaAGAGATCTAGCtgcgctctgccgaaccattcccagatgcgctctaccacctgagggtggagacgccattctccagcgagagggcctcctctggacaggaggtccgCTACGTAATTGGCTCTGCCCGCtaggtgaaccgcgcgcagagaAGTCAAACAcagctgtgcccatagcaacagccgtgctaccattcggtgaaggcgggggaaccgtaggccgccctggcggttcaTATACGCCacaactgtggtgttgtccgaccacaccaacacgtgcttgtttagaagcaccggcaagaagtgccagagggcgaggtccactgccctgagttccagagcattgatgtgggctgacctccagggtcctgaccacattCTGCAGGTCCCTGaaccgttccagactgctccccaaccttggttggaagcgttggtcgtaaccacttccctccggaagatgggacccaggcgaacgccctggcggatgtttgccggaactttccaccagcgtagtgcttcccagaaggtttgggataccgtcaacctgcggtgtttgtctctctgcgGATGTAATGCGAAAatattgaaccaggcctgtagaggtctctggtgtaataagcccaagggaagggcttgtgaggcagCAGCCAACAGCCCCAGCATGCGcggacacagctccatgctgactgtttctctcaacctgaacagggagagacaccgttccagcgaggcaactctttgtgttgacaaagtcgcttccatggacactgagtccagatgcagacccacaaattcggtctgttggcttggcacaagGCGGCTCTTCTCCGAGTTGgtcttcagacccagccgctgcagatggtttgtaaccatcattgtgtgctgtgccagctgctccttcgactgcgcgcagacgagccagtcatctaGGTAGTTCAGCAGTTGgacgccttgagcccgcaaaggggccagaatggcgtccatacacttcgaaaaggttcgaggagctagagacagaccgaatgggagaacataaaactcgtacaccctgctctggaatgcaaaacgcagatacttcctgcgacccgggcagatgggaacgtgaaagtacgcatctgtcaggtccacggtggtaaaccagtcatcGTGCTGGAccgactggatgatgtgcctgtgcgtaagcatcctgaacgataaccgacgtaggtatttgttcagtacttgcagatctaaaatagggcggaacccgccgtcctttttggacactaggaagtatttggagtagaacccctggtcgatgagagcagggtctacttgttgaatgtcACGCTttctgagcagtgcctgtatctccacattcagagTTGAGGACTGAACAGAGTCCTTTATTGCAGTTATGACCACCCCCCtaaaggggggaggctttaactggaactgaagggtgtacccggtggaaatggtcttgtgcacccagatgtcgttggtgcactgttgccagaactggagctgcgGGACAATGTAGGGGTGGGCCGatagctgcctggatgtctcagggctgcttcgGTTGCgctcgctcacgaggggcctggccagtgccacgaggacgtgacctgccacctcctctagggcgccattctacgCGCCGCGGTCCAGAAAATGGAGACCGACCGCACGGCTGCAGATGACAGGGGTGTCTTAGCACCCCACGGCCGCGGTAGGTGCAGTGGTGGTGTCTTTCGCCACTGATGCTCCTGCTGGCGCTTAGGCCGAAAGGGCTTATGCAGCCACATCTTTGCCATTTGCTGAGACGCCTCCCTGGCTTTAGCAGAacgctgcagcatctcctccaccgctgggccaaacgtgtgccccggtgtgatgggGGCATTTAACAACGGGGCCTTGTCAAGCTCTTGGATTCTCGCCTGCGAAAGCCAGAGCTGCTTTCTACCGACCACTAGGGACGCAATACTTCTGCCCTGGGCCCGAGCGTTTAGCTGGGCTATTTTGACAAGGAATTGGGCAATCAACGCCAATTCCGCCCTCAAGGACGCCAAAAGGTGCTCAGTGAGGTCTTTCACCAGCGACGCCTGGTAGACTGACAGGAGGCTGGCCACGTcggacagtctgactgcctccgtaGCCGCTGCATAGCCCTTTTTTAACTGAACCTCCGTGATCCTGCACTGTcgattaggacatgcagggtccttAGTTAGGCCCAAGAGGGTCAGTGTTTTGACCAGGGCCGCGAAGGTGACATCGACTGGTGGAAAAGACGCCGGTCCTGCCTCACttgctccctgcatggcaaacgtGGAAGCTTTCCGCAAGGTTACCGGTGAAGAGGCTGGGGCCccccaggtggattgcacctccttaataaagtccAGGAAGGCTGGGAGCGTCCTGGGCTGCGAAAACCGCACAGAGggcgactcaaacagtgaccGCCGGGGTGGTTCTACGGCTGGCCACTCAACCCCTAGGTGGCGAGTTGCTCGCTCCATAAGTGACCACAAGGGGTCGTTGGTGTCCAACATCTCCAACTCAGTGTCCAGCTCTGAATTGTGAGAGGTTAGTTCGGCTTCCAAACTATCCTCCTCAGCGGGAGGCTCACTTTCCGATGAGTCCCTAGAGATCGCATCTGCATCCCAAACCCCTTGGGGTTGCTGGATGACCGGGGCGGGCAGAGCCGGTTGGGCAGTTGTCAACCCGACCTGAGCGTCAGTGGTTTGTGGTGCCCTGTTGGTCAGTGACATGAGCagcgattgctgacccatcatcaccTCCATGAACTGGGACATCTTAGATGTCAGCTCTGCCACGTCTGACCTGTCCTTGTGGCATCTGTCCCGGCGAGGGGAACGAGAGCGCCCCCTATGACGGGGTGAAATGGAGCGCGACCGCGACCAACGAGGGCGTTCCCTGCGAGGAGAGGGGCCTCGGCGTCGGATAGGCGGGCTACGGGAGCGTTCCCGAGCACGTCTATGCTCTGGAGATCTCTGAACAGCTGTAAGCTGGGAGGGGCTCCTTGATAGCTGCAATTTTCGCAGTGGTGTAGATGGCGGAGGAGCAGACACCGTGCAGGACGAcccagaggaaggggagtggctCCCCACTGCTTTCCTCGCCATCTGTCAAAGAGTGCGCTGTTGGAAATTAGCACACAGCGAGCAAAACaatctgtctgccaaggcagacgcggcgtgctctggtcccaggcatgcCACATAGTCCTCATGGGGGTCGCTCGCCGGCAATTTCGCCTGGCAGGTAACGCAACGATggaacaaagacatttttatgaTGGGATGCGTCGTTGATTAATACGTCGAGCGTCGAGGTACGTGTACCGAGCAGCAAGGCGTTGAGTGttaagcgccgagcgtcgaggtgcgtgcacagAGCGTCGAGGCGttaatgcaccgagcgtcgagcgcgGAGCGTTGAGCGTCGAGGTGCTTGTTGTtagtgcaccgagcgtcgaggtgttAGTGCACCTAGCGTCGAACGCTGGAGCGTCGAGCGTCAAGGTGCGTGTGCCGATCGTCGAAGCGCAAAGCGTCAAGGTGCGTGCACAGAGCGTTGATGTCTTAATGCATCCAGCGTCGATCGCGGGAGCAtcaagcgtcgaggtgcgtgcatcaagcatcgaggtgcgtgcaccgagcgtctATGTAccaatgcaccgagcgtcgatcgCAGGAGCGTCGATGTGCATGCGCAGAGCGTCGAGGCGCCAAGCATCAAGGTGCGTGCACCAAGCGCCGATGTAttaatgcaccgagcgtcgatcaCGGGAGCGTAGAGCGTCGATGTGCGTGCGCAGAGCGTCGAGGCGCCGAGCATCAAGGTGCGTGCACCAAGCGCCGATGTAttaatgcaccgagcgtcgatcaCGGGAGCGTAGAGCGTCGATGTGCGTGCATCGAGCATCGATTGAGAAAGCATCGAGAGTCGAGGTGCATGCGCCGAGCGTCGAAGTGTGTGCACCGAGCATCGAGGCGTCGAACACGGGAGCATCGAGCGTCGAAGTGCCTAGCGTCGATGCGCCGAGCGTCGAAGTGTGTGCACCGAGCATCGAGGCGTCGAACACGGGAGCATCGAGCGTCGAACGCGGGAGCATCGAGCGTCGAAGTGCCTAGCGTCGATGCACCGAGCGTCAAAgtgcgtgcaccaagccccaagtgccgaAGCGCTGCTCCAAAGTGCCAACACTAGAAACGCTGAAGCGCGTGTACGCTGCGTAAAAACGCTATGCACTGGACGccgaagcgtcagctgacccgcagagcggagacgctaagtgctggtacagtgtcctTGGTCTAAAAGACAAAGGAGCTGTTCTATACTTACCTGTGATAAGGGACAATGAGTTGTCGTTGGTGGTAGTCTTCCTTATGTAagtgaatggggaaaaaaaaaagttttttttttttttgatgaactGCAGCCGCACTGAGTGCAGGATATGGTAGTATTGCTACCGAAGACAACGACCACGCGGTGGGGTGAACACAAGCCGCGGGTGGTAGTTTTTGAGTGACTGCGAGTAGCAGTCTAACTCCGGCTCTGGCGCGGTGCGAGACCGAGGCTGCAAGAAATGCGTGGCCTACAGGCGCGCAACGTGTCCTCTAAACTCTAGTCCATTAGGGAGAATAGAcagcacaaaaaaacccaacgaaaaaatatatataacaaattatatatatatatatatatatatatatatatatatatatatatatatatatatatatatatatatatatattaaagacgAAGGTCCAACGCGGAAAGAACGCTATGCAGGGGCAAAGCGTGAaaggaaaatatataataaaattatatttatatatataatgctcaacAAGCAAAAACTGAAGTCAACTCAAAGAAGGGGTAGAATCAGTGAAATTAAtctcaagacaaaaaaaaaaacccagagagaACTTACGAGCTCAGCTTCCTGCAAGGCCTGAAGGAAAACGGGAatgagagtctctgcgcgctgcgtattgctagctcccaggggggcgggctttcACGTCAGCTCACGGacgcctatcggcagctttgctataaagctcagccaattctactgcctgacggcaatatcccatacttgatggttattttcgcaTTGAAAGAATACTGGACACTGTCCGGCTCTGCCCCTtccagctcatgttatccagatACAaatctttaatttcttcattcgccatctcgacagcaaagcgctgtatagcgtaaactgtattgaaagaaatgtctcgaaacccctctgctgtttcggattttttttgttaaatgaccAGAcgaccaaaaacaacaacaacaaaaaaaaaagt is a genomic window of Polyodon spathula isolate WHYD16114869_AA chromosome 6, ASM1765450v1, whole genome shotgun sequence containing:
- the LOC121317493 gene encoding dnaJ homolog subfamily C member 5-like — protein: MSTSSETLYRTLGLQKGASANEIKQAYRKLALKYHPDKNPDNPEAADKFKDINNANAILTDETKRKIYDEYGSMGLYVSDQFGEETGKCYYLISKWYFKGLLFCCGLVTCCYCCCCFCFCCGKCRSSGNDERYQYVDPEDLEAQIKAEQEASRIPIMIQPQSDTSTSEFSQLSMEQKVSYKMDKQPSKATQF